Proteins encoded in a region of the Bacillus methanolicus genome:
- a CDS encoding VWA domain-containing protein: MKRFCFTFLTFTLLIVFSFSLRGSAQQETPSVELNVNPSQNVIVKPKTGNAEGSLNFHLAPKGKATSADREPIDVVFIFDKSGSMNELGKNPKKFQSAKDAMTEATNFFKENAGPNDRFAFIPFSSDVETDKIVYFSPNNGKESLDLIYRTANSLSASGGTNYTQSFEKALEMLEGGNNNKYIIFMTDGEPTFSNVKEKITYKKRVQVGTEKKCFFFVCWDEPVYDYKTVTEDIVVHYELYGQGSKMYSKVYYYLNGEQHFKNINVKDTIAAIRQHGISMSEKLAEKNIKLYSIGFGNDSEVDMDYLRKLSAITGVTARQASQENIAPIFEEISKDIDTPSISGEIKVDLSRFNGKVKVMEGSDARVDENNIAIFNFNFSYPINQNPPQPIDLTLPLSFSETGTYTFNNIEMTYNDLSGKKVSVTYSPVTIEVKDDAPPSFKGTMTLKGVENTPDNLIKISNSTERTNEFTVQYDLEPYGLVDNRVSGSITNIKIIQPLPEGISAVSTAGVSIENVSGTPAAVIMVPSSINYTNGVFNPNKLTAAITLKADWALSNVKMPLATVQYKDSRFGHQETTIPASNQVINSKVRLREFPNNAYDGDSSGIITKLNLDENGKKLAQTEYPNNYGLKNKAIKEMVFQDGSANTTIKITYYDNDIAFAYLKPDYELRGNKTGRLYKNGDSANEPIDIKLSNLVAGKGVKYSHLIENGDEKGTWVEFSPDDTITITKPGVNKIKVKAEGGFAIKDLIVEKVITIENRIESITIEPDPIEIDVGSTASFTVKIQPEEATNKTLDFEIRDRTVADFTDTNRILGKTEGETVLVVRTKDGSNIVKTVPIIVKDPYIPLEELKFKKSVFKLGLGEKIPLTDLLIFNPDNATQKKIDHVVSEMDHKVQVVNENGIWYLIGKEVGYSTVTVTAEEQRNGNQPHASALFEVITASTDDEDDGSPDAGRW, encoded by the coding sequence TTGAAAAGATTTTGCTTTACGTTTTTAACTTTTACATTATTGATTGTTTTTTCTTTTTCACTAAGGGGCTCTGCCCAACAAGAAACGCCATCTGTTGAATTGAATGTTAACCCTTCCCAAAATGTTATTGTAAAACCAAAAACAGGAAACGCAGAAGGAAGTCTGAATTTTCATCTTGCACCGAAAGGCAAAGCGACAAGCGCCGACAGGGAACCGATTGATGTCGTTTTTATTTTTGACAAATCAGGTTCTATGAATGAATTAGGAAAAAATCCGAAAAAATTTCAAAGTGCTAAAGATGCAATGACAGAAGCAACTAATTTTTTCAAAGAGAATGCCGGACCAAACGACCGTTTTGCGTTTATCCCATTTAGCTCGGATGTGGAAACCGATAAAATTGTTTATTTTTCACCAAATAATGGAAAAGAAAGTTTAGATTTAATTTATCGAACTGCCAACAGCTTATCAGCGTCCGGTGGAACGAACTATACTCAATCATTTGAAAAAGCGCTAGAAATGCTTGAAGGCGGAAATAACAACAAATATATCATTTTTATGACTGACGGAGAACCTACTTTTTCTAACGTTAAAGAGAAAATAACTTACAAAAAACGGGTGCAAGTTGGTACTGAAAAAAAATGTTTCTTCTTTGTCTGCTGGGATGAACCGGTATATGACTACAAAACCGTTACAGAGGATATTGTTGTTCATTATGAACTTTATGGACAAGGATCCAAAATGTATAGTAAGGTTTACTATTACTTGAATGGCGAGCAGCACTTTAAGAACATAAATGTTAAAGATACAATAGCAGCGATTAGGCAGCATGGAATATCGATGTCTGAAAAGCTGGCGGAAAAAAATATTAAACTGTATTCAATAGGTTTTGGCAACGATTCTGAGGTAGATATGGATTACTTGCGAAAACTGTCTGCTATAACCGGGGTAACGGCAAGACAAGCTTCACAAGAAAATATTGCTCCAATTTTTGAAGAAATTTCAAAAGATATCGATACGCCATCAATCAGCGGCGAAATAAAAGTGGATTTAAGCCGATTTAACGGAAAAGTTAAGGTAATGGAAGGATCAGATGCAAGGGTTGATGAAAATAATATTGCCATCTTTAACTTTAACTTTAGTTATCCAATTAATCAGAATCCGCCCCAGCCGATTGATTTAACGCTTCCGTTAAGTTTTTCAGAGACAGGGACATATACTTTCAATAATATTGAAATGACGTATAATGATTTATCCGGTAAAAAAGTCAGTGTAACCTATTCTCCGGTTACGATAGAAGTAAAAGATGATGCACCGCCGAGTTTTAAAGGTACGATGACTTTAAAGGGTGTCGAAAATACCCCGGATAATTTAATTAAGATTTCAAATTCTACAGAGCGCACGAACGAATTTACAGTTCAGTATGACTTGGAACCATACGGTCTTGTGGACAACCGTGTGTCTGGCTCAATTACAAACATAAAAATCATTCAGCCTCTTCCTGAAGGGATTTCAGCCGTTTCAACTGCTGGAGTAAGTATTGAAAATGTTTCAGGCACACCTGCTGCAGTAATCATGGTTCCTTCAAGCATAAACTATACGAACGGTGTGTTTAATCCTAATAAGTTAACAGCAGCGATCACGCTTAAAGCAGATTGGGCATTAAGCAATGTGAAGATGCCGCTGGCAACTGTTCAATACAAGGACAGCCGATTCGGACATCAGGAAACAACAATACCTGCTTCTAATCAGGTCATCAACTCGAAGGTACGATTGAGAGAGTTTCCAAACAATGCTTATGACGGAGATTCATCAGGTATTATCACGAAGTTAAATTTAGATGAAAATGGCAAAAAACTTGCACAAACCGAATATCCTAATAATTATGGACTGAAAAACAAGGCAATCAAAGAGATGGTTTTTCAGGATGGATCGGCTAACACAACGATCAAAATCACTTATTATGATAACGATATTGCATTTGCTTATTTAAAGCCTGACTATGAGTTAAGAGGAAACAAAACCGGCCGGCTGTACAAAAATGGCGATTCTGCAAATGAACCGATTGATATAAAACTAAGCAATTTAGTTGCAGGAAAAGGTGTCAAGTATTCCCATTTAATTGAAAATGGAGACGAAAAAGGTACATGGGTTGAATTTTCTCCTGATGACACCATAACTATAACAAAACCGGGTGTGAACAAAATTAAAGTGAAAGCAGAAGGCGGTTTTGCAATCAAAGATTTGATAGTTGAAAAAGTTATTACGATTGAAAATCGAATTGAATCGATTACGATTGAACCGGACCCTATTGAAATTGATGTTGGAAGTACTGCATCCTTTACGGTGAAGATTCAACCTGAAGAAGCGACGAATAAGACTTTAGACTTTGAAATTAGAGACCGAACAGTTGCCGATTTCACTGACACAAACCGGATTTTAGGAAAGACAGAAGGCGAGACTGTGCTGGTTGTACGAACAAAAGACGGATCAAATATTGTAAAGACTGTTCCGATTATAGTTAAAGATCCATATATACCACTGGAAGAACTTAAATTTAAGAAATCGGTCTTTAAATTAGGCCTTGGCGAAAAAATCCCGTTGACAGATTTGCTCATTTTCAATCCTGACAATGCGACACAAAAGAAAATTGATCATGTTGTTTCAGAAATGGATCATAAAGTTCAAGTTGTCAATGAAAATGGTATATGGTATTTAATCGGAAAGGAAGTCGGCTATTCAACAGTAACAGTAACTGCTGAGGAGCAACGCAATGGCAATCAGCCGCATGCATCTGCGCTGTTTGAAGTAATAACAGCTTCTACCG